One window of the Thermodesulfomicrobium sp. WS genome contains the following:
- the hslV gene encoding ATP-dependent protease subunit HslV: protein MENNGRSALHGTTIVAVRDAQGVAMAGDGQITLGGTMAVKHGARKVRRLFRDRVLCGFAGSTADALTLVEKFEGKLEEFGGNLTRASVELAKLWRSDRYLRRLEAMLLVADVDTLLVLSGQGDVIEPDDGVAAIGSGGGFALAAARALRRHADLPAADVVRAAMAVAAEICVYTNDHVVVETLRRGDT from the coding sequence ATGGAGAACAACGGACGATCTGCCCTGCACGGGACGACCATCGTGGCGGTGCGCGACGCCCAGGGGGTGGCCATGGCCGGTGACGGCCAGATCACCTTGGGCGGCACCATGGCGGTAAAACACGGGGCCCGGAAGGTGCGGCGGCTGTTTCGCGACCGGGTGCTGTGTGGGTTTGCCGGGTCCACGGCCGACGCCCTCACCTTGGTGGAAAAATTTGAAGGCAAACTCGAAGAGTTCGGCGGCAATCTGACGCGCGCCAGCGTGGAACTGGCCAAGCTGTGGCGCAGCGATCGCTATTTGCGCCGTCTGGAGGCCATGCTCCTGGTGGCGGATGTGGACACGCTCTTGGTGCTCAGCGGTCAGGGCGATGTCATCGAGCCGGACGACGGTGTGGCGGCCATTGGTTCGGGCGGAGGATTCGCCCTGGCCGCGGCCCGGGCCTTACGCCGTCATGCGGACCTGCCTGCAGCGGATGTGGTGCGGGCGGCCATGGCCGTGGCTGCGGAGATCTGTGTCTATACCAACGATCATGTGGTCGTGGAAACGTTGCGCCGAGGCGATACATGA
- a CDS encoding shikimate kinase yields MFIKKKVEVAEADATMTFRPGQFRREPFSLERKNIVLVGLRASGKTTVGRLLAERLACPFVDTDDLVEADLGVSIADFVAAHGWPAFRAAEEAAVEHACGLPGKVVATGGGAVLSEKNRALWGRQAVVLYLAADIPLLVARLGHGPDARRPALSDLPLEEELVACLREREPLYMAVMDHMLQACRSPEQLVEDALVALGLAEWDGEERERLLERW; encoded by the coding sequence ATGTTCATCAAGAAAAAAGTGGAAGTGGCGGAAGCGGATGCCACCATGACCTTTCGGCCCGGCCAGTTTCGGCGGGAGCCGTTTTCGTTGGAGCGCAAGAACATCGTGCTGGTGGGACTTCGCGCCAGCGGCAAGACCACGGTGGGCCGTCTGCTTGCCGAGCGTCTTGCCTGCCCGTTCGTGGATACCGACGACCTGGTGGAAGCGGATCTCGGGGTGTCCATCGCTGATTTCGTGGCTGCGCACGGATGGCCGGCGTTCCGCGCTGCGGAAGAGGCCGCGGTGGAGCACGCCTGCGGTCTGCCGGGCAAGGTGGTGGCCACGGGGGGCGGGGCCGTGCTGTCGGAAAAAAATCGTGCCCTGTGGGGCCGGCAGGCGGTGGTGCTGTACCTGGCGGCAGACATCCCGCTGCTTGTTGCGCGGCTTGGCCACGGGCCGGATGCGCGCCGCCCTGCCTTGAGTGACCTCCCCCTGGAGGAGGAACTCGTGGCCTGTCTGCGGGAACGCGAACCCCTGTACATGGCGGTGATGGATCATATGCTCCAAGCCTGCCGCAGTCCGGAGCAATTGGTGGAGGACGCCCTGGTGGCCTTGGGCCTGGCGGAGTGGGATGGAGAGGAACGGGAACGACTTTTGGAGCGGTGGTAA